In the genome of Mercurialis annua linkage group LG8, ddMerAnnu1.2, whole genome shotgun sequence, the window TATACCGGTAACAACACTTCTATAATATTTGAGgagtttgatttaaaattgGATTTACACAAATAGGACTATTGTAGCATCTACATTTATAAAGCTGACAAATAGAGCAGAAGAGCAGCTTAGAGAAAACTACTCATATTCTTTAAGAATGAAGGTTAACCAAATTTTTACctttatatattttactaaCTGGTTCCTAATGGTTTATCTCacatttcattttgttttttttctataGTTTGCACCATCAATGACAGCTTTATACAGTGTGCAAGATGGAACTAACACATACATAGTCAAGCTAAAGGAAAAGACATGCACATGCTGTAGATTTTAAATGGATGAGATGCCATGTGCACATGCACTTACAGTATTGAGCTCATTATACCAAGATCCATATCAGTATTGCTCAACTTTTTTCAGCAAAGAAAACTTGGTTGCAGTTTATGAGGGTGTTGTCTATCCGATGCCAAGCAAAAACAATTGGGATATACCCGCTGAAATTGAAGGAATGACAGTTCATCCACCAATAGCACTGGCGCCAGCTGGAAGACCAAGAAAACAAAGAATAAAGTCAGCATTGGAAGGAAAACAGAAAAAATGTGGAAGATGTGGAACGAGGGGACATAACAAAAAGACGTGCCGAAATCCACTAATTTTCTCAGTATTGGTGATACATTGAGTATTCTTTTTTCAATAATTGACATAAACACAAAGTATTCATTATGTTTTTAGTCAGGTAGTTTACCAAACCTGTCTGTTTTGCAAAAAGTCTACTCTAATAAATGGTTTACCAAGTGTTTACCTAAAGTTGCCTATTAGTTTACATAAGAAAATCGTTACCGTATAGTTTGCTTTATAAAGTGTTTAGTTATGGATCATCGAAATTATAAATTGTGTATGAGGAAAAAAAACATCATTAATAGGATGACAAAAGCTATATACAAGACATAAAaagttatgttattttaaaaaatggtttAACAATATTGTACTATTATTAAATGGTTTACCAAATGGTTATTGAAAGTTTTCTATCAGTTTATCTAaatcaaaattgtaaaaaatttcaTTGCAAAAtgcaatatgaaaaaaaaatcaaatatggaATATGCATATAGATcatgaaaagaagaaaaaaaattacttaattatAGTTTAATATCATGTTTCATGAAAcgtaaaaaatatctaaaaagagattatcaaaggattactacatattttttaaaagttatttaaagGTTTATATgatgtttttaataataaaatcaatatagaatgtttttcaaaaagtttaataaaaCAGTGTATGATAAGaaatataacatttataaaaaatttaattcattaaaaaaaaggtttacCAACAATGTCTTAATAGTTAACTAAAGATTTACCAAAGGTTTCTTAACACTTAACTAAGGTTTACCAATTCAAAAAAACATAAGATAACAAGAAGCAGTCAGTTAAGCTGCCAAAAAGCATACTAAATACctataaaaaactaaaattaagaaGTCTGATCAGACTAACGACAAGTCCATAATGAAAACATTCATTATTCTGCAATCGTTTTCTTTGCACGTCTTTTCAATTCCCGATTTGTGTTCTTGGGCTTAACTTCTTCACCACTGTGAATGTTCCCAGTCAATTTCTTCATGCCATACTCATAAAGCAAAAACAAAATGCGATCACGATGATGGACTATATTCAAATCAGATGGGATAGATGTCTTCTTTATCAAATACTCCGCAAAGGCTAAAACATACGCTCCACAATCactataacaaataaaaaaagagatttaataaaagaacataaagatatatatatatatatatatatatatatatatatatatatatatatatatatatatatatatatatatatcacaaTTTAGATGAACTTACTTCGCTGACTGGCTTGGAATATCGGATACAACTTCAACCCAAAAAGCATCAGTTGGATTCTTATCTCGATAAGCAGGAGATGACATATCAATGTCACTTCGAAgcgcaaacaaatccaaagaagCGAGAAATAGTGGTAATAAAACTGCATATTTTTCTGCCGCTTCTAATCCATTTTTTCTCGCTAAAGCAGAATCCAAAGAGTTATACAAGTAGATACATCTATCCTTGAAAACCAAACGACCCAAAATCCAATGTTTATGTTTCCCAACATTCATCGGAATAAGAACTTCATCCACATCCTTCCAATGAGTGTTGCACATAATTTTCTTTCCACAAATAAAATCAGGT includes:
- the LOC126660149 gene encoding uncharacterized protein LOC126660149, with translation MYYLRKKAKYFPVDGLRITTYCLFDDIISALWQQYVKKNRDVSVISLCNAGPDFICGKKIMCNTHWKDVDEVLIPMNVGKHKHWILGRLVFKDRCIYLYNSLDSALARKNGLEAAEKYAVLLPLFLASLDLFALRSDIDMSSPAYRDKNPTDAFWVEVVSDIPSQSANDCGAYVLAFAEYLIKKTSIPSDLNIVHHRDRILFLLYEYGMKKLTGNIHSGEEVKPKNTNRELKRRAKKTIAE